One window of Bacillus alkalicellulosilyticus genomic DNA carries:
- a CDS encoding GH36-type glycosyl hydrolase domain-containing protein, whose amino-acid sequence MKYGYFNDATREYVITNPKTPTKWINYVGNLKFGGFVDQTGGSLICKGDPALNRIVKYLPQLPSYEFNGETTYIRIKENGGYQSFSPYFVPTLDNYDLYECRVGLGYSKYVSEIHGIRTEITVFVPENEPRLIRDITVTNLKDTTVELDIIPVVEYTHFDALKQFTNADWVPQTMQSRMVEEEGLKVLTQYAFMKRDTSVNFFTSNYPVSSFETDRKIFLGDNEFGTWANPLSLQHEELSNYEANRGDNIAALMHHLGELAPGESKRIITQLGQANNIAEEKESIAKYRDEKNVDESFQALSSFWDNYLSKLQVETPDEQMNTLLNIHNPRQCYITKNWSRDLSLYQLGFGGRGIGFRDSSQDVLGVIPNLPEDARDLIEKLLHTQKRDGSAMHQFYASTMEANEGDSRESPDRPNYYGDDHLWIVQSVCAYVKETGNTDFLNMEIPFYEKDSSGKPLESGTVLEHIKRSVEFTRNDTGAHGLPLLGFADWNDTVNLPTGAESFFNAHLYGKALLELIELMTFMGDQAAVDQYETWYAEMKEVVNNVGWDGEWYIRYFDHDGEPLGSSKNEHGKIYVNGQSWAILSGFAPEDRAKIALESVNKLLNTKNGIKLSAPGFNGFDPNKGGITTYPPGAKENGGIFLHTNPWAMMAETIVGNGDRAFEYYSQVNPVYKNEKIDEYEIEPYVYPQNILGDEHPQFGLGRNSWLSGTSSWMYQAGTKYILGIMATYDGLVINPCIPKAWDGFKVTKYFRGATYEIEVHNKNNISKGVKSITVDGEKIEGNKAPIFNDGKVHTVIVVMEE is encoded by the coding sequence ATGAAATATGGTTATTTTAATGACGCAACGAGAGAATACGTAATCACAAATCCAAAAACACCAACGAAATGGATCAACTATGTAGGAAATCTTAAGTTTGGTGGTTTTGTTGATCAAACGGGCGGTTCACTTATATGTAAAGGGGATCCTGCTTTAAACCGAATCGTAAAATATTTACCACAACTACCTAGCTATGAATTTAACGGTGAAACAACATACATAAGAATTAAGGAAAACGGGGGATATCAATCATTTTCTCCTTATTTTGTTCCTACACTTGATAACTATGATTTATATGAATGTAGAGTAGGTCTAGGCTACTCGAAATATGTTTCAGAAATACATGGGATTAGAACGGAAATCACTGTGTTTGTTCCTGAAAATGAACCAAGACTTATTAGAGATATTACCGTAACAAATCTTAAAGATACAACAGTCGAGCTTGATATTATTCCGGTTGTCGAATATACCCATTTCGATGCGTTAAAGCAGTTCACTAATGCAGACTGGGTTCCTCAAACAATGCAGTCAAGAATGGTCGAAGAAGAGGGATTAAAGGTGTTAACACAATATGCCTTTATGAAACGAGACACAAGCGTGAACTTTTTCACTTCCAACTATCCAGTATCTTCTTTTGAAACTGACCGAAAAATCTTCTTAGGTGATAATGAGTTTGGAACATGGGCTAACCCACTTAGCTTACAACACGAAGAATTAAGCAATTACGAAGCCAATAGAGGAGATAATATTGCAGCTCTTATGCATCATCTTGGAGAACTTGCTCCAGGCGAAAGTAAAAGAATTATCACCCAACTTGGCCAAGCCAACAATATCGCAGAAGAGAAAGAATCTATTGCTAAATATAGAGATGAAAAAAATGTAGACGAGTCCTTCCAAGCACTTTCTAGCTTCTGGGATAATTACTTGTCCAAGCTTCAGGTTGAAACTCCAGATGAGCAAATGAATACATTGCTTAACATCCATAATCCAAGACAATGTTATATTACGAAAAACTGGTCGAGGGATTTATCTCTTTATCAGTTAGGCTTTGGTGGAAGAGGAATCGGATTCCGTGATAGCTCACAAGACGTACTAGGGGTTATCCCGAATCTTCCAGAAGATGCACGTGATTTAATTGAAAAGCTATTGCATACACAAAAGAGAGACGGTTCCGCAATGCACCAGTTCTATGCATCGACGATGGAAGCGAACGAAGGGGACTCAAGAGAAAGTCCAGATAGACCGAACTATTACGGAGATGACCATCTTTGGATCGTTCAATCTGTTTGTGCCTATGTGAAGGAAACTGGAAATACAGACTTCTTAAATATGGAGATTCCTTTTTACGAAAAGGACAGTTCAGGTAAGCCACTAGAGTCAGGTACAGTGCTTGAACATATCAAACGTTCAGTAGAGTTCACACGCAATGATACTGGAGCTCACGGGCTTCCATTACTAGGATTTGCGGATTGGAATGACACCGTGAACCTTCCTACAGGAGCAGAATCGTTTTTTAATGCTCACTTATACGGAAAGGCACTTCTTGAATTGATTGAGCTTATGACGTTTATGGGAGACCAGGCTGCAGTAGACCAGTATGAAACATGGTATGCTGAGATGAAGGAAGTAGTAAATAACGTCGGCTGGGATGGCGAATGGTACATTCGTTACTTCGACCATGACGGTGAACCTTTAGGCTCTTCTAAAAATGAACATGGTAAAATATATGTAAACGGTCAATCGTGGGCGATCCTATCTGGCTTTGCTCCTGAAGATAGAGCAAAAATAGCCTTGGAATCCGTTAATAAATTATTGAATACGAAAAATGGAATTAAGCTTAGTGCACCGGGCTTCAATGGCTTTGATCCGAATAAAGGTGGAATAACGACTTACCCACCAGGTGCAAAGGAAAATGGAGGTATTTTCCTTCATACAAATCCATGGGCTATGATGGCAGAAACGATCGTTGGCAATGGAGACAGAGCATTTGAATACTACTCTCAAGTGAACCCTGTTTACAAAAATGAAAAAATTGATGAATACGAGATTGAGCCTTATGTATACCCACAAAACATTTTAGGGGATGAGCATCCTCAGTTTGGCCTTGGTCGTAACTCTTGGTTATCAGGAACATCTTCTTGGATGTATCAGGCAGGTACGAAGTATATTTTAGGGATAATGGCAACATACGACGGACTAGTGATTAATCCTTGTATTCCTAAAGCGTGGGATGGTTTTAAGGTGACCAAGTACTTTAGAGGAGCCACGTACGAGATAGAGGTCCATAACAAAAACAACATTAGTAAAGGTGTCAAATCTATTACGGTTGATGGGGAAAAAATCGAAGGAAATAAAGCGCCGATTTTTAACGACGGGAAGGTTCATACGGTTATTGTCGTCATGGAAGAGTAA
- a CDS encoding beta-ketoacyl-ACP synthase III yields the protein MYNAIVSGTGSYVPEKRLTNADLEKMVETNDEWIVTRTGISERRVTEESESTSDLAYVAAKLAIEDAGLTAEDIDLIVVGTVTPDYQFPSVACQLQERLGCREVGSFDVNATCVGFVTALQVAEMYVKLGKHKHVLVVGADTLSKITDYTDRSTCILFGDGAGAFVLSRTDQFIENEGIIYSSIHSKGEHLEGLYVPNGGSRNPKNNTAEGPGIVMDGRKIFKLAVQSMSKTVTETLEASGYQKEQIDWIIPHQANQRIIEAVANQLNYPLEKVISTIKYYGNNSSATIPLAFDLSVKSGKIKRGDLVMQTAFGGGLVWGSLLMKY from the coding sequence ATGTATAATGCTATCGTTAGTGGCACAGGCTCTTATGTTCCAGAGAAGAGACTTACGAATGCTGATTTGGAAAAGATGGTTGAAACGAACGATGAATGGATTGTTACAAGAACAGGAATTTCCGAACGAAGAGTAACAGAAGAATCAGAATCAACGTCAGATTTAGCTTATGTTGCTGCTAAACTTGCGATAGAAGATGCGGGGCTAACGGCAGAAGATATAGATCTTATTGTCGTAGGTACGGTAACTCCAGATTATCAATTTCCATCTGTTGCTTGTCAGCTACAAGAAAGGTTAGGGTGTAGAGAAGTCGGGTCTTTTGATGTAAATGCAACATGTGTTGGCTTTGTTACAGCGCTCCAAGTGGCTGAAATGTACGTGAAATTAGGAAAGCACAAACATGTTCTAGTAGTAGGAGCCGATACCTTATCCAAAATCACGGATTATACGGATCGTTCAACCTGTATCTTATTTGGGGATGGAGCAGGTGCTTTTGTTTTATCTCGCACGGATCAATTTATCGAAAATGAAGGAATTATTTATTCATCCATTCATTCAAAAGGTGAACACTTAGAAGGTTTATATGTGCCTAATGGTGGGAGTAGGAATCCGAAGAATAATACAGCCGAAGGACCTGGAATTGTAATGGATGGGAGAAAGATTTTTAAATTAGCGGTTCAGTCGATGTCAAAAACGGTAACGGAAACGTTAGAGGCTTCAGGTTATCAAAAAGAACAGATAGATTGGATTATTCCTCATCAAGCAAATCAAAGGATTATTGAAGCAGTTGCCAACCAACTGAATTACCCGTTAGAGAAAGTCATTTCGACGATAAAATATTATGGAAATAATTCTTCAGCAACGATTCCGCTTGCTTTTGATTTATCAGTAAAAAGTGGCAAGATAAAAAGAGGCGATCTAGTCATGCAAACCGCTTTTGGCGGAGGATTGGTGTGGGGATCGTTATTAATGAAATATTAG